GCGGGTTCAAATCCCGCCATCGGCTTTGAAAAAAGTGAAAGCGATCGCGTTTGGTTTCAAGAGACTGCTGTATTCAGGAAGATTATTGAGGGCGATGGTAGTTTTGGAGACTTTAAGCCAAAATAACATAAACTAACAGGCATATTCATCTTGACGAGCATGAAGACAGATTCCATTTTTTACCGCCTGTTTCAAACGTTCCCTGGAATCTTATTTGAATTGATTGGTCGTCAACCTACTGAAGCCAGCGCCTATCAATTCTCATCAGTAGAATTGAAACAAACTGCTTTTCGCATTGACGGGCTATTTTTGCCGACTGTTAATCAACCTGATTATCCTATTGTCTTTTTGGAAGTTCAATTTCAAAAAGACCCAGAATTTTATGCCCGTTTCTTCTGCGAGATTTTTCTGTATTTGCGCCTTTATGCACCCACTAAAGCTTGGCAAGCAGTAGTAGTTTTTGCTAAGCGGAGTTTAGAACCTACTGAGATAGAACCCTATCGAGAATTGCTAACACTTCCCCAAGTCACTCGACTGTATTTAGATGATTTAGGCGATGTGTCTGAACAATCTTTAGGAGTGGGTATTGTTAAGCTAATTGTAGAAACTAAAAAGAAGACACCCGCACTAGTCAAGCAGTTAGTTGAAAAAGCTCGTTCGCAAGTTGTAGACCAGCGCCTTCAGCAAGAAGTGCTAAATTTAATAGAAACAGTAGTACTCTATAAATTACCCAGTATTAGCCGTCAGGAGTTGGCAGCAATGTTTACCCGTGATGACCTCAAAAAAACCAGATATTATCAAGAACTCAAACAAGAAGTGATTGAGGATATAACAAAGGAAGTGAAGCAAGAAGAAGCTTTAGCTTTGATTCTGCGTCTACTTCCTCGG
Above is a window of Nostoc sp. UHCC 0702 DNA encoding:
- a CDS encoding Rpn family recombination-promoting nuclease/putative transposase; this encodes MKTDSIFYRLFQTFPGILFELIGRQPTEASAYQFSSVELKQTAFRIDGLFLPTVNQPDYPIVFLEVQFQKDPEFYARFFCEIFLYLRLYAPTKAWQAVVVFAKRSLEPTEIEPYRELLTLPQVTRLYLDDLGDVSEQSLGVGIVKLIVETKKKTPALVKQLVEKARSQVVDQRLQQEVLNLIETVVLYKLPSISRQELAAMFTRDDLKKTRYYQELKQEVIEDITKEVKQEEALALILRLLPRRIGTVKPELIGRIQQLETSQLENLAEALLDFDNESNLVDWLNQSTD